A region of the Kribbella sp. NBC_01245 genome:
GCAGAAATGCAGGACACATGTACGTTCTGAACCAGACTCACTGGCCAACCTTCTCCGGCGGCGCAGCTGACGAGGTCCTTCAGCGGTTCTGTGGCCCGCCCTCTCTTCACCCTTGGCCCAGCACTCGGCGGCCGAGGAATCGAGGGACAAGACGAGTGACGCTGCCTCCTTCAGGTGTCGCCCTCCGGGTCCGCGGAAAGGGCCTCTTGCTTGGTATGGAGATCGATGCCGGGGCGGGTGAGGTGCAGATCGAGGGATAGGTCGGCCAGCGTCGGCCGGATCCACGACCGGATGCCGGTGGCGATCACCCCGGAGCATTGGGGCGAGTGGCTCGACCCGCGCAACCACGACATCGACCAGCTCCGCTCGCTGATGGCTCCGCCGCTCGACGGCAGCCTCGACATCTACGCGGTGTCGAAGCTAGTGAGCAGCGTCAGGAACAACGGCCCCGAACTACTGGAGCCGCTTCCCGCTAGCTGACAGCCACCCGTCCGGGTCCTTGCTGCTGGCAAGCTATTCATCGTGTCCAGTCCCATCAGGTACGGTGCCGGATCCTGAGAAACTACGAGCTGAAGCCTCTGAAGGGCGACTGGGTACTTGGAGTACGTCGCCCAAGGTTGAGGCGACTGTATGAACTGCTCGGCCGGCAAGGCGCGTAGTTTGCGTTCGTTAGAGTGCGGGCGTGAGCGCGCGAGTAGTAGCCGACGAAAATGGCATCTGGACAACGGAATCCGGGGTCACCCACGGGTTCTCCTGGCCGGAGATCGCGGGCGCGGGCGTGTATGTGTTGGAAGTTCCACCAAACGATGAGCGCGTGCTGACCGTCGAGATCGATCACGTCTCCGGCGAGTTCCTGACGATCACCGGTGATTTCGATGGCTTCGCGGAAGCGATTGCCGCAGTCGCTGCTCGCATGGGCTGCGTGACGCCCAACCTGGCGGCGCTGACTCCGGCTGACGATGTCGTTCAGATTCGGCCTGCTGGCTGATGGCGCCGATGTCGCGCGGGTAGCCGGTGCACGGGGTGATGGTGCCAAAATGCTGGTAGTGGTCGCGGTATGTCTCCGTGAACTTGAGGACGCACGGTCCTGCCCTCGCGCCTGCTCGTGTACCGGAGACCCCGGGGCGGCTGTAACGGTGGATGGGGCTCGGCTGGAGACGAGTCGGGTGGGAAGACGCGGTCACGGCTCGCATCGCGGCCGATACCGAAGCAGCAAGAGGCGCTCGGTGCGTATCGAGCCGTCCTCGCTGACAGCCCCCAGGCCGTACGGGCAGCCGCCTGGGCCGAGGTTGCAGAGGCGCTCAAATCGTTCGAACCCCGGAGGGATTCGTCGCCCCAGCCGAGGTACTGCTTGCCGCAGGCACCAAGCCGGTGTTAGACCGGCTCAGCGAACGAACCATCGCGGACGACGCTTCGAATCCCTGCTCACCTCGTGTCGACCAGTCCGCACTCGTACGCGGCGATTACGAGGCCGACTCGACTCTGGGTGCCAAACCTCTCCAGCAGTCGGCTGACGTAGGACTTCACGGTGGCCGCGCCGACGCACAGGTCGGCGGCGATGGCCTTGTTGGACAACCCGCGACGGACGCCATCGAGCACGTCGCGCTCGCGATCGGTCAGGGCGGGCGCGGCCCGTCGCTGGTGGCTGGTCCGTCGCGTCAGGTAGTCATCGAGCAAGGTGCGGGTCACCGAGGGCGACATCACGGCATCGCCCTGGGCGACGAGTCGCACGCACCGAACGAGCTCGTCGGGCTCGGCATCCTTGAGGAGGAACCCGTCAGCGCCCGCGCGGATAGCGCCGAAGACGTACTCGTCGAGCCCGAACGTCGTGAGCACGACAAGGCGGGTGCCCGCGCACGCCGGGTCGGCGCGGATCCGGGCGACGGCATCGATCCCGTTGAGGACCGGCATCCGGATGTCGACGAGCGCGACGTCCGGGCGCACCGCCCGGACCAGCCGGACCCCCTCCTCGCCGTTGCCTGCCTGGCCGACGACGGTGATGTGGTCGGTGCCGTCAAGGAGAGAGGCGAGCCCCGCCCTGACCAGGTCCTGATCGTCGATCACGACGACAGAGATCGCGGTCATCGGGTGCCTCCGCGGCTCAACTCGGCGTGGACGGCGAACCCACCGGCCGCGGTGGCGCCCGCGGTGAGCGTGCCACCGAAGAGGGCGACGCGCTCCCGCATGCCGGCCAGGCCGAGCCCGCTCCCGGGCGACCGGGGAAGGGAGGAGGAGGCGGCGCCGTCGTCTTCGACGTCGACGACAAGGGCTCCGTCGGTGGCTGCAAGCCGCACCGTTACCCGCGCGCCGGGCGCGTGCCTGTACACGTTCGTGAGTGCCTCCTGGACTACGCGGTACGCCGTAAGGCGCGCACTCTCCGGCTCGCGGGCGACGGCGGGGTCGATTCGGACATCGACCGGGCCGTTGACCTCACGATGGCGGTCGGCGAGCGCCTTGAGGTCGGCCAGGCCGGGTGCCGGGGACAGGCCACCGACGTCCGGCCGGGAGAGCGCATCCAACATCGCGCGCAGGTCGGCCAGCGCCGCACGTGCCGCCTGCTCGATCGCGGTCAAAGCGGCTGGGTCGGGGTTGCTGGGGCGGCGCCGGGCGGCGGCGGCCTGCAGCGTGATCGCCGCCAGGTTATGGCTGACCAGGTCGTGCAGGTCGCGGGCGACGGCGAGCCGCTCCTCGGCCAGAGCGCGCTCGGTGGCCACCGCGCGGTCGCGCTCGGCGGCGATCGCACGCTCGACCTGCTGCTGGTCGGACAACCGGCGCTGCCGGATCACGGCGCCCAGCACCCACGGCAGCGTGAAAACGATGAACGCCCAGACATCGAACTGGTCCAGGCCGAGCGCCACCATCAGCCCCATCACCGCGTAGAGGCTGATCAGGGCAGCGATCCCTCAGGCGAGGGTTGCCCATGCCCCGAGGGCATAGGTCGCGATCAGCACTGTCCCCGGCAGGTTCCCGGTCCGCCAGCCGAGGGCGGTCACCGCAAACACCGCAGCGACAACCACGGCGAGCGTCGCGACCGGATGCTGCCGCCGGATGATCAGCGCCAGCCCCGGCACGGCAGCGAGGACGACGAGCAGCGGCAGCACCGGATCGGCATAGCCGGTCGTGACGCTCGGATCGGGCGCCACGGACCCGGTCACGTTCAAGACCGCGACCCCGCAACCGAGCGCCACGTCGACCGGCCAGTCCGGCGGCCGGCGCGCACCCTGGCGCGCACCCGAGCCGGACGGTCGTCCCAACCAGTCGCGTCGACCAGCGCGCGCCGCAGGTCGGGATCGGCGTCTTCGAGCACCGGGCTCGAGGCAGGGTCGCGGAGCGCGAGCAGCATCCGCCGCAGATCGTCGGTGGCGCCCCGACTGCTGCGCTCGATCATCGCGAGGACGCCGTCCGGTTCGCCGTCCGCATGCTTGCCCGCCGCCTGCAGAGTGATCGTGGCGACGGCGTCGCCGGCGGCGTCGTTGAGGTCCCGCGCCACCCGCAGCCTCTCGGCCAGCACAGCTCGCTCGGTCGCCTGGGCGCCGTCGCCTGCCAAGGCGAGCTCGCGCTCCCGGGCAGTGTCCGCGAGGGAGCGGCGCCGGGTGACGACCCTGCCCAGCAGCCACACGACACCCACCTGGCCGAGCACTGCGACCCCGATGATCGAGTCGAAGTACGGCGCCCGCACCGCGAAGAGCAGCCCGACGCCGGCGGCGGCCGCCGTCAGCCCGACGATGCCGTCCCGGGCCGAGCCGTGCGCGCCGAGCGCGTAGGCCGCGGTCAGGATCGTGAATGGCACTCCACCGGCGTCCCAGTGCAGCACGATGATCGCGCCCGTCACAGTGACGACGGACAGGAACGTGAGCAGCGCGTGGCGACGACGCGCCACCAGCACCAGGCCGGCGAGCGCCGCGGCGATCACCAGCGGTGGATGGCGGGTCTGGAGGTCGTACGCATTGTCGGCGTCAGGGAAGAGCACGGACGAGACGTTTGAAGGTCGTCACCGCGAGGGCCAGCGCGACGTCGGGTGCGCGCTCGCCAAGCGGGGACCCGCCAGCGCAGAAACACCGGCACACACTCAGCGTAGGGCCGCCCAGCGGGCGCGGGCCACCACCGAATGGGGGAAG
Encoded here:
- a CDS encoding response regulator transcription factor, coding for MTAISVVVIDDQDLVRAGLASLLDGTDHITVVGQAGNGEEGVRLVRAVRPDVALVDIRMPVLNGIDAVARIRADPACAGTRLVVLTTFGLDEYVFGAIRAGADGFLLKDAEPDELVRCVRLVAQGDAVMSPSVTRTLLDDYLTRRTSHQRRAAPALTDRERDVLDGVRRGLSNKAIAADLCVGAATVKSYVSRLLERFGTQSRVGLVIAAYECGLVDTR
- a CDS encoding sensor histidine kinase, producing MGLMVALGLDQFDVWAFIVFTLPWVLGAVIRQRRLSDQQQVERAIAAERDRAVATERALAEERLAVARDLHDLVSHNLAAITLQAAAARRRPSNPDPAALTAIEQAARAALADLRAMLDALSRPDVGGLSPAPGLADLKALADRHREVNGPVDVRIDPAVAREPESARLTAYRVVQEALTNVYRHAPGARVTVRLAATDGALVVDVEDDGAASSSLPRSPGSGLGLAGMRERVALFGGTLTAGATAAGGFAVHAELSRGGTR
- a CDS encoding histidine kinase dimerization/phosphoacceptor domain-containing protein, yielding MLFPDADNAYDLQTRHPPLVIAAALAGLVLVARRRHALLTFLSVVTVTGAIIVLHWDAGGVPFTILTAAYALGAHGSARDGIVGLTAAAAGVGLLFAVRAPYFDSIIGVAVLGQVGVVWLLGRVVTRRRSLADTARERELALAGDGAQATERAVLAERLRVARDLNDAAGDAVATITLQAAGKHADGEPDGVLAMIERSSRGATDDLRRMLLALRDPASSPVLEDADPDLRRALVDATGWDDRPARVRARVRAGRRTGRSTWRSVAGSRS